The genomic interval CcaccatctatctctctatctatctctccatctatctatctatatatctattagggatgggaacgattaatcgaatattcagGTATTTGAATATGAGTTattcattatttttttttacattcggGAGgtatgcctaagttgattatatattatcaaattgaataattcaatgtatacgacagtgccatagctaaatgtgttggatctaaaggtgtgttttgctccgctcaccggcccctcacagcgggcagagctgcaggtgctgatctctctctctcgcgtccggttatacttcactcgcgtttatgtccaaatcgatcagatctagctagttctagccaatgatacggctgctgcccctccctacacgcagatcacgcagactcaaacctcctcttaggcccaaatgcgttccgcagccgttgcgaggttccggtGCTAACAGTTtatgagcgtgctcccccgccccctgtcaacactcgcgacacatggccagcctaaacaacaataagcgctgcttggcaaccgtgtgtggcggcaaagtgcatagacattttgacaggagagatttagtttagccggtattcaacatattttaccagccataagaagagtcctacacagacatggcgtcaaaaaggagtaatgtgtggaaatattttgaccaggttagtgagtgcggtatagaggtcaaactatgccaaattaaacttatatatacatgctataccttgctatacccgcaacctccgttccagctgagagggtcttcccCACAGCTGGcttgattgtgaatcgcctccgcacatgaaagctgtaggcctatagctgtcaaactgtgatcaccagttcaatacatttgacaaattcgacttggtttctacacttatttgaacatgtatttatttccccccAAAAAAATTAGAATAAAAATGtttgcatttttatttttacccaatttttttattatatagGATGtatacatttcggttaaccgttttttgagGGGTCGAATAttggaatatacatttgctttcaaattcccatccctactatctatctctccatctatccatctctctatctctccatctatccatctatataaaacgatgtattatattacatgattgcctctgcattggattattatcataTAGGGAAATAActccgtctgaaagcagaagtctagggaaaataactgcaagtctcttcagtgcgcatgtcaccaaatgagatgcattgtgggacatgtagttcatgGACACCGTGCTTCTGTgaagcggcatgtaaccgtataataaagtcattatattctttgcaagcaacatagaatgaagtcgcgggccggacttttgacacccctgctataaAGCGTCATgaagtgttgcattgtgggtttcTTGGGATAGTTTTCAGAGTTCAATAGAAAAAGGGTTCTGTTTGTTTTCCTGatcatgtttttgttgtttgtttccagAGTCTGAGGATGAGGTGGAGGAGATCGAGGAGAGGATCCCCTCCCCCGACATCGCTCAGGAGGACTCGGCTCCTTTCTACGACCCCACACCCTGGTGAGGATCTTTTACTTCCTGTTAGGGCTTTATCTGAGGTTGTGGAGAACAATTGTCCCCCAAAAAAAATCAGTAGAATCAGCAGATATTTTCCTTCCAGTTCAGAACCGATGGCCCCCGGAGACGATGAAGAAGTTGCAGCGAGTCCAGAACCAGAAcctgaggaggagaaggaggtcGAGGTCGTGGAGCTGAAGCCTGAAACGCCGCTGGAGACGCAAACGGAAACAAACACATCGGACGAGCAGACGGAGAAAAGCCCGGCCGCCGCCCCTCCCCCCACAGCTGAACCCATCGTCGCCGAACCAACACCTGCCGCTCCAGAAGAAAACAGGGTACGTCTGAACATGGTGCATTGGGGGGAAATAGTTGTGCACAGAGGATGTATTTGTGTAGTCCGACCCAGAAGGAAACGTCTccctggttccctccacaaaaaaatcTATTTCTCCACTTGATTTTGGATTGTTGCAGAAAATGACGAACGTTTATGATGCTTACAAGTTGAGTTcatcaggataatctccacacatTAACACCAGTTTATGATTACTGtagtaaaaagctaatgttgggatataaaggaactacagcacagtcacatgacttcctgtcaccaccgctaagctaaaggcggctaatgttgggctataaaggaactacagcacggtcacatgacttcacgccaccaccgctaagctaaaggtggctaatgttgggctataaaggaactacagcacggtcacatgacttcacgccaccaccgctaagctaaaggtggctaatgttgggctataaaggaactacagcacggtcacatgactaaatgtctctctctccctgcagCAGTTCTCCTGGGCGTCCGTCACCAGTAAGAATCTTCCTCCCAGTGGAGCCGTTCCAGTTTCAGGGGTCCCTCACGTCGTCAAAGCCCCCACAGCACCGGTACGTCTCCTAAAATATCTATAGGATGTGATAATCTATCTGACAGCCGTCTGTATGATTTCAGTCTTTGAAGAACCTGTTAACGCGACTACTTCCTAGTTTTTTGCTACGAGATGTTCTTTTCAAACTGAGGCTGCACTTccaaaatgtttgatattttgaGTAGATATGAAGCCAGCAGGCCACACACTTCCCTCACTGGCCGTGCCTTTTTATGATGTTTATCAAAGTTATAGCCctcacgtctcccagcagagAAGCTGCTCCGTTTctaacaaagtgtgtgtgtgtgtgtgtgtgtgtgtgtgtgtgtgtgtgtgtgtgtgtgtgtgtggtgtgtgtgtgtgtgtgtgtgtgtgtgtgtgtgtgtgtgtgtgtgtgtgtgtctcggtTTCTAAcaaagtgtgtgttgttgtttcagcCGAGAGCCGAGGTGAAGTCAGAGACTCAAACAGCAGCAACGAGACCACAGAGAGACCAGAGGCCGAACAGAGAACAGAGACCAGGAGGACCTCCACCAGTACACAGAGGACCCAGACCAGGTACACACACCACTGTTTCCCCTAGGAGTCATAGCAACGGTGCAAAGGCAGCAAAATGTGATCGTGGAATTTCTTTATGTGTGAAGTGCGACATGGCTGAGCTGCAGACGTTATGAGCACAGGGCAAAAGGCAGGATGTCACAACAGCTGTTTGTTTTTGGATCAGACAAGAGAGACCACAGAAGGAAATTAAATGTTAAGCATCCATATGCAAGGACTACTCTTAAACACATGTGTATTTCGGTAGTTGGTGTACAATTGTGGAATTCTCAACACAAGGATCTAaagaattgtatttgtatttttcagTTAAAGAAGTATAAATTAAGAGAGATGGGACGATAGGAAGCAGAATGTGAAtaatagggttgccagaaactgaccatgatcaaaatcgattattcggcagccctggcgaataataatcgattattcgaccgactgtaagttcgaagtagttccacgaggaggaactctttttacctgccgctttgttcatctttagtcgcacgtgagagggggggggcggggtcggtgtgtagcagctgcagcagcagtctgctctgcacgcaggcttcctccaagtttacagtaaaacaaactggtggtgtgaccaatggccatttacaattattaatattattactattattagcatatgtatatttatatatattttggttgaaactaagccagaaaaaaaaaacattaaaaaaaaaaatatataaataaaatcgatttttaaaaagaatattcgagactgtagcgaataatcgaataatcgctggcatccctagtgaATAAGTCCATGTCCTCTGGTCCTTCATGTTTTTGATGTCTCCTCTGTATTTGCGGGTgccattgttattgttgttgttatattaCCATCATGCGTCGCTTTCCAGCTTCTTCTCCAGTAGGACTCGGAGGAGGGTGTTGCACTTTTCATTTCCTTATACATGTTTtgatgttttgtttctttccgttaaccgtcaagtgggaaataagtattttttgtgtgtttctctTAGAGTCCTCAGATACCgttatgtttggctgtgaacacaaaacatattattctgaagggcagaccatctatttgtatatatttgtatttatttgtttttttagaaaggggcagATAAGATGttgttcttctccctgctccttttcgctgAATGGTAGAGTCATGTTTTGTGGCAATtattgtacatttggttttgcgtaccacgagcgggacaaataaaaatgaaatgaaatatgtttcgatgccagcacaagaaaggctctcgAGGCACATGAAGTGGCACTGTCTCAAGATTTAGCAAAATACACCTTTATagaacatacagtaacacaaatactacaaagggaggcgtgtggcgcagtgggttgtgcgttggggtCACGGGTTCAAACCcccctgcagtcagcatgtcgttgtgtccctgagacggttcaccccaaattgctcctctccacagtactgagtatgaaagtcgctttggataaaagtgtctaacgaGTGGCCTGTAATGAAATGATCCACATAACGAACAATCAAAAAGAGCGCTAGGGGGcgccacttattattatttaaataaataaaatatatatattttttgtaccTGTCAGGCCCCCGAGCAgctatttgtatataggggaaacacaCAGTTTAGACTGCCTCTAATTAAGGCGTGATGTGCATACAGCTTTGTTCTTGTATCCTGGTCATCTCGTTtcatgtactgtatgtattcTATATTCTCTCAGTGCGGGAAGGAGAGCAAGGAGAGACGGAGAGTCGCCGCGTGGTTCGATACCCCGACGCCCAGCAGCTGTTTGTGGGGAACGTTCCTCACGATGTGGACAAGACGGAGCTCAAGGAGTTCTTTGAGCGTAAGTCtcacacattatatatatatattagcaagAGATTGTACAGTGCAATCGGAGAGATGCATTATGTTCACGTTTTTGAGCAAGTCCACGAATCCAGTCGAAGTGGCGCAGCTGCTGGCGCCACTTCGCCCGGGCCTCCGCCACTCTCTCCCAGTTGTCCGTCGCAATGTCCAGAGCCTTCATGTCACGTTTTACGACAACCTTGAAGCGCAGCAGTGGCCGTCCTGTGGGGAAATGCAGTTGTTGTACCTGCTGTGAGAGTGAATTAaacatgtcccccccccccctcttctacAGAATATGGTACAGTCCTGGAGCTGAGGATCAACAGCGGAGGGAAACTTCCAAACTTTGGTTTCGTGGTGTTCGACGACTCTGAACCCGTTCAGAAGATCCTGAGCAACCGGGTGAGACGAATACTCCAAGTAGCTGTTATTCAATCTTTTACCGGATGCTGCACCGTCCTTTCTGTTCAGTCTGCTCCTGTATATATACCATCTAAGCATTCGGTTAATAACATAAGCAGGTGCTGATACAGGTGAAAAGTGCAGAGGGAAATACATCGACACAGATTGCAGGAAATAAAACATATAAAAGATTTACTTCCTGCCCGTTAAGTTATCCAATCAGAATCGTTTGTTCAACCAAACGGATTTAAATAACGTTAATCAGCCGTGTTTAGATCGGGGTGACTTCGACCTACATGTAATTGAGCTTTTTAAACGCATTAGAACAAACATTTTGAAACTTCAccagaaatacttttttttttattatcctgAAATTCGGTTGTTTTCTGGAGAGAAAAAACCGTTTATtcaaattaaacaaaataatGACCAGGTTTTTTGTTATTAAAGTTTGTATTGATGAACATACATGCTACAGAGCTCACATGGTACAGCGTAcagaaaggcaaggcaagtttatttatagagcacttttcaacgcaaggcaattcaaagtgctttacaaaaaaaaaaaaaatgaaagacattaagcattaaaaaagaaaagctaatcaaataaacattaagaaaaaagtacatggataaaagttacaatgcagtctaagatatgaatagttcaattaaacattacaagaaaaagtacatggataaaagttacagtgcagtctaagatatgaatagttcaaataaaagcagcgacaaaaagaaaagtcttcttgctggatttgaaagtagtcagagttgcagcggacctgcaggtttctggagtttgttccagatacttggagcataacaactgaacgctgcttctccatgtttagttctgactctggggacagaaagctgtcCTAAGAAAGAGGAAGGTCAGGCTACCGAACATGCGAGGTTAAAAGAAAACagaaaaatacatttagatTACCAATCAGACCCGACAGCGATCATAACACAACAACGATGCTTAGAATCAAAGACCAGGTTTTTAATCTTTACCCTGTGTGTCCTCCCCCTCAGCCCATAATGTTCCGAGGCAGCGTGCGTCTGAACGTTGAGGAGAAAAAGACCCGTTCGGCTCGGGAAGGCGACCGGCGGGACGTCAGGCCTCGAGGTCCTGGGGGTCCTGGAGGTCCTAGAGAGAGGatcggaggtggaggaggaggaggaagaggaggaggaggaggccccCCCGCCCGAGGAGGCATGGCACAGAAACCCAGCTTCGGCTCTGGACGAGGAGCGGGGCCCAGCGAGAGTCGCTACCCCAACCCGCGCCAATAAAAGGCTCGTTCAGCggccccccccccaaacaccCAAAACCCCTCCAACCAGAGTTAGATTTACTCTCTGGATTCAACTGCAGCAGGAAGCAATCGGACAACAAGCTAAAATATTACTGTACATCGTAGTGGTATAAAAACATGAGTCCAGTCAttttaggacacacacacacacacacacacacacacacacacacactggattcAACTGTTTCAACTGCAGCAGGAAGCAATCGGACAACAAGCTAAAATATTACTGTACATCGTAGTGGTATAAAAACATGAGTCCAGTCAtattaggacacacacacacaccatcacacacacacacacacacacacacactggattcAACTGTTTCAACTGCAGCAGGAAGCAATCGGACAACAAGCTAAAATATTACTGTACATCGTAGTGGTATAAAAACATGAGTCCAGTCAtattaggacacacacacacaccaccatcacacacacacacacacacacacacacacacaggcatacACGCGCACACTGGTTCTTCCACCTGAGTAACTTATCAGTTTTGGTTGAGAGCTCTCCACATCCCCCCTGAAGAtggcttcttcctcttcctcaccctcctcttcctcccctgcTGCTCTGTTTCCCGCTGAGGAATCCAGAAtgtccctcctcctcttcctcctctcttttTGTTTACCCCTCTCTCCTCCACCAACACATGTATTatctggactttttttttgtctttattctttTAGTTTTTTCCATTGCTGAACTTGAATTCATTAAGAAACACACACGCTAACACACGAGAAAAAGGGTAAATACTACTTGAATTGGGGATTAAAAAACCCAGAGGTTAGGTTTTTTCGCGTTCTCTCTCCCTGTTTCTTAAAGGAACGTGTACTTTACTGCTTGGGCAATCCTGTGTATTGCTGCCACCGTTGTACCTGGCGATGGATCTGTCTTATCTTTTTATTCTATCAGGTCAAGAGCTGAACTGTCGTGGTTTTAATTTGAGTAATGTTGGCTTGTTAAACATGTGACAGACGGACATCCGAGCGGAGCGTGTTTCAGATCATGTATCAACAATCCTGTCAGGCTTCTTTACCGATGCACTTCATTTGTCATCACGTTTAAAACGAGCTCACCTGCCGATGAGAGAACTAAATTAAAAGTGATTTACTGTTTTAAAACCTGTCTGTTTCGTGGTGTGTTCACTGTCTTCTCTGGTACCGGGAAAAATGGAACTTTTCAGCAGAATCAGGTTTATCACCAGGTAGGTTGACGAGTACGAGGAattgacttggtgtcgtggtgcatacatacaagtaaaacaagaattaaaaacagaactagaaaaatataacatataaatatatgtgtatatataatatatatatatataaccatataatgttatatatatatatgtgtatataacattatatatatatatatatataatatagttCTGTTAATATAACAGAACTagaaaaatgtaacaaatataacattttatatataaaatataacatttatatataaatattatatataatatgttatattatatataatgtaACAATATTAGAAATTGAATAAAAATCGGCagtaataaaaaacaaaacggatattatattatatattaaaaaCACTCGGGGATGTGAACGGGAGAGTCTTAAACCTTTACTTCgaatgttatgaattgtaaggtgtccttgggtgctgtGAAAGGCGCCTCTAAATAGAAATAGTTATTAATTTTGTTTCAGACTAACGATGTCCAATGAACATATAGGCATGATTTGACATGTTCCAACTTCCAACCACTTTTTGAACTTATAACTAATGAGAAATGGCGTGCACGAAGAAATGTAATCTTGAACACTTTAGTGTCATGATCTGCAATTTGGACAGGTCAGTAAACCTTTAATATAAAATGTGCTGCAGCAGGGCGCTTTAAAAAAGGTAAACTATAAATAATTCCTCCTTACTCCACTGACGCTAAAATTACTAAAATTGAAATGCTTGCAGCGATGATGTTAGCCTGAAGTAAATTATTTTCTTGTCAGAGTACCAGCATGCGTAGTTTCCATGCTTACACTTTTTTAAATGACCAATT from Pseudochaenichthys georgianus unplaced genomic scaffold, fPseGeo1.2 scaffold_1841_arrow_ctg1, whole genome shotgun sequence carries:
- the LOC117441620 gene encoding ras GTPase-activating protein-binding protein 1-like, whose product is SEDEVEEIEERIPSPDIAQEDSAPFYDPTPCSEPMAPGDDEEVAASPEPEPEEEKEVEVVELKPETPLETQTETNTSDEQTEKSPAAAPPPTAEPIVAEPTPAAPEENRQFSWASVTSKNLPPSGAVPVSGVPHVVKAPTAPPRAEVKSETQTAATRPQRDQRPNREQRPGGPPPVHRGPRPVREGEQGETESRRVVRYPDAQQLFVGNVPHDVDKTELKEFFEQYGTVLELRINSGGKLPNFGFVVFDDSEPVQKILSNRPIMFRGSVRLNVEEKKTRSAREGDRRDVRPRGPGGPGGPRERIGGGGGGGRGGGGGPPARGGMAQKPSFGSGRGAGPSESRYPNPRQ